Proteins co-encoded in one Epinephelus moara isolate mb chromosome 13, YSFRI_EMoa_1.0, whole genome shotgun sequence genomic window:
- the atxn7l3b gene encoding nucleolar transcription factor 1-B isoform X2 — protein MGGSGAETEETEWTKANLQKLLAAIKTNIPDRERMTAYPKGLKSVNWDKVAFPPFSPKACQEKWMQIFQKMRKIRTLTELIDEAEGVVSDPVPNSKIHPEFPKRPGPPNSIFYEENWATFHEKHPNMSRKKLFKRVLKKYEALPDEEKAQYEEKFKVAKEEYHRRILEFSKHYTEDPEHKYKKHTKRKRVTADAPDDKQESKAASDLPPKPPFNGYNLFCKEQRASMTGFSGNNFVSMWAQRWRDLTEQQKDKYTTRCKELQRQYSAQLSGYLNKFDEQKQQQILDENGLKAPKMQRGTRKRTKDLPGEPKKPSQCGNAVFFQTQMERLKDKIPNSRERFTKISELWHGLSDKEKEHYKQEVHKNIQKYKMELQKWFKTLTATEQAAYRKHNRSKLKFLDVKPTEDDDDDDREGARVAVHRPSDSEDEDIEYISSSSSDEEEGFTKFEIQELEEDDDDVIMFKVY, from the exons ATGGGTGGTAGTGGAGCTGAGACTGAAGAGACTG AATGGACCAAGGCAAACCTCCAGAAGCTTCTTGCTGCTATAAAAACCAACATCCCTGACCGTGAGAGAATGACTGCATACCCCAAAGGACTGAAGAGTGTCAACTGGGATAAGGTGGcttttcctcctttctctcctaAAGCATGTCAAGAAAAGTGGATGCAGATTTTCCAGAAG ATGCGCAAAATTCGGACCCTCACAGAGCTCATCGATGAAGCTGAAGGTGTCGTTTCCGATCCTGTTCCGAACAGTAAG ATCCACCCGGAGTTCCCGAAGAGACCCGGCCCTCCAAATTCTATCTTTTATGAGGAGAACTGGGCCACGTTTCACGAGAAGCACCCAAACATGTCCCGCAAAAAGTTGTTCAAGCGGGTATTAAAAAAATACGAGGCACTCCCAGATGAAGAGAAG GCTCAATATGAGGAGAAATTTAAGGTTGCTAAAGAGGAATACCATAGAAGGATATTGGAGTTCAG TAAACATTATACAGAAGATCCCGAGCATAAGTacaagaaacacacaaagaggaagagagTCACTGCAGACGCTCCAGAT GATAAACAGGAATCTAAAGCTGCAAGTGACCTGCCTCCCAAGCCTCCTTT cAATGGCTATAATCTTTTCTGCAAAGAGCAACGTGCGTCCATGACGGGGTTCTCTGGAAATAACTTTGTGAGCATGTGGGCCCAACGCTGGCGAGATTTGACTGAGCAACAGAAGGACAAGTACACGACACGCTGCAAAGAG TTGCAGAGACAGTACTCGGCCCAGCTGTCGGGTTATCTGAAC AAATTTGATGagcaaaagcagcagcagatctTAGATGAGAATGGCCTCAAAGCACCTAAAATGCAGAGG GGCACAAGAAAAAGGACAAAAGATCTTCCTGGCGAGCCCAAGAAACCCTCTCA ATGCGGTAATGCAGTTTTCTTTCAAACTCAGATGGAACGTCTGAAGGATAAAATCCCAAACTCGAGGGAGCGCTTCACCAAGATCAGCGAATTGTGGCATGGCCTTTCCGATAAGGAGAAGGAGCACTACAAACAGGAAGTACATAAAAACATTCAGAAATATAAGATGGAGCTCCAGAAGTGGTTTAAG ACACTGACGGCAACAGAGCAGGCAGCATATCGGAAGCATAACCGCAGT AAATTGAAGTTCCTTGATGTCAAACCAacagaagatgatgatgatgatgacagagaAGGAGCACGTGTTGCTGTGCACAGACCATCA GATTCAGAGGATGAAGACATTGAgtacatcagcagcagcagcagtgatgaagaggagggttTTACCAAATTTGAG ATCCAGGAGCTGGAGGAAGACGATGACGATGTCATCATGTTTAAGGTGTATTAG
- the atxn7l3b gene encoding nucleolar transcription factor 1 isoform X1: MGGSGAETEETEWTKANLQKLLAAIKTNIPDRERMTAYPKGLKSVNWDKVAFPPFSPKACQEKWMQIFQKMRKIRTLTELIDEAEGVVSDPVPNSKIHPEFPKRPGPPNSIFYEENWATFHEKHPNMSRKKLFKRVLKKYEALPDEEKAQYEEKFKVAKEEYHRRILEFSKHYTEDPEHKYKKHTKRKRVTADAPDQDKQESKAASDLPPKPPFNGYNLFCKEQRASMTGFSGNNFVSMWAQRWRDLTEQQKDKYTTRCKELQRQYSAQLSGYLNKFDEQKQQQILDENGLKAPKMQRGTRKRTKDLPGEPKKPSQCGNAVFFQTQMERLKDKIPNSRERFTKISELWHGLSDKEKEHYKQEVHKNIQKYKMELQKWFKTLTATEQAAYRKHNRSKLKFLDVKPTEDDDDDDREGARVAVHRPSDSEDEDIEYISSSSSDEEEGFTKFEIQELEEDDDDVIMFKVY, from the exons ATGGGTGGTAGTGGAGCTGAGACTGAAGAGACTG AATGGACCAAGGCAAACCTCCAGAAGCTTCTTGCTGCTATAAAAACCAACATCCCTGACCGTGAGAGAATGACTGCATACCCCAAAGGACTGAAGAGTGTCAACTGGGATAAGGTGGcttttcctcctttctctcctaAAGCATGTCAAGAAAAGTGGATGCAGATTTTCCAGAAG ATGCGCAAAATTCGGACCCTCACAGAGCTCATCGATGAAGCTGAAGGTGTCGTTTCCGATCCTGTTCCGAACAGTAAG ATCCACCCGGAGTTCCCGAAGAGACCCGGCCCTCCAAATTCTATCTTTTATGAGGAGAACTGGGCCACGTTTCACGAGAAGCACCCAAACATGTCCCGCAAAAAGTTGTTCAAGCGGGTATTAAAAAAATACGAGGCACTCCCAGATGAAGAGAAG GCTCAATATGAGGAGAAATTTAAGGTTGCTAAAGAGGAATACCATAGAAGGATATTGGAGTTCAG TAAACATTATACAGAAGATCCCGAGCATAAGTacaagaaacacacaaagaggaagagagTCACTGCAGACGCTCCAGAT CAGGATAAACAGGAATCTAAAGCTGCAAGTGACCTGCCTCCCAAGCCTCCTTT cAATGGCTATAATCTTTTCTGCAAAGAGCAACGTGCGTCCATGACGGGGTTCTCTGGAAATAACTTTGTGAGCATGTGGGCCCAACGCTGGCGAGATTTGACTGAGCAACAGAAGGACAAGTACACGACACGCTGCAAAGAG TTGCAGAGACAGTACTCGGCCCAGCTGTCGGGTTATCTGAAC AAATTTGATGagcaaaagcagcagcagatctTAGATGAGAATGGCCTCAAAGCACCTAAAATGCAGAGG GGCACAAGAAAAAGGACAAAAGATCTTCCTGGCGAGCCCAAGAAACCCTCTCA ATGCGGTAATGCAGTTTTCTTTCAAACTCAGATGGAACGTCTGAAGGATAAAATCCCAAACTCGAGGGAGCGCTTCACCAAGATCAGCGAATTGTGGCATGGCCTTTCCGATAAGGAGAAGGAGCACTACAAACAGGAAGTACATAAAAACATTCAGAAATATAAGATGGAGCTCCAGAAGTGGTTTAAG ACACTGACGGCAACAGAGCAGGCAGCATATCGGAAGCATAACCGCAGT AAATTGAAGTTCCTTGATGTCAAACCAacagaagatgatgatgatgatgacagagaAGGAGCACGTGTTGCTGTGCACAGACCATCA GATTCAGAGGATGAAGACATTGAgtacatcagcagcagcagcagtgatgaagaggagggttTTACCAAATTTGAG ATCCAGGAGCTGGAGGAAGACGATGACGATGTCATCATGTTTAAGGTGTATTAG